CTAGGTTTTTGACGAATCCAGGCCCCTGTCAAAAGCGTCGACATTCGCTTTCAAGATTCCGTCGCACCGTCGTCTCACGACGGGACCGATTTCCAAAAAACCCCGCAATTTTCAGTCACGGCGGCACAATAAAGCTAACAAACCGGAACGATTTTTCCGATGTGGAGCTTGTGAATGAAAGGGGTTTTTATGAATAAACTTAAAACTTTCGCCCGCCGTTTTATCAACGATGAATCGGGTCAGGGTATGGCCGAATACGTCCTGCTGATCGTCGTCGTCGTCGGCGTCGCCTTCATGTTCCGCAAGAACATCATGAGCATGGTCCAAGATAAAATGACCAGCGTCTCGGGCGAATTCCAGAACTTCAACGTCGAAGGAAAGTAGTCCTCGAACTCTCTAAGTTGGGGGGCCGTAGAGCTCCCCAACAAAGAAGGCGTTTATGATTCTTGAGTACATCCTACTTCTCAGCATGATCGTACTCTTCGTCGTGTCCGTGGTCTTCACGGGGCCCAATAAAGCATTCAAAAATGCCGGCCCCAAGCTCGCGGCGCGGGTCGAAAAACAGCTCATTACGGGCGACCGCTTTTCACGCGATGGCGTCACTCCCGCCACCGAGTGGAAGGAGAAATAGATTGGGCCCATGGAATGGAATCTGCTCAACATCGTTGCTATCGGGTGCCTGACCGCCGCGGTCGTCGCTGACCTGCGCACGCGCAAGATTCAGAACATCCTGAGCCTGACCTCCCTGGTCCTGTGTACACTCGCCGTCATTTATGTTTCGTCCACGCAATCCACATCGCATTGGACCGAGCCCCTGAAAGCTTTTGGCCTCGCTTCCGTCATCGCGCTTTCGTTGTTCGCGATGAAAGTCTGGGGCGGCGGGGATGCGAAGATGTTTATCGCCGTTTCTCCACTCCTGCTTTTCGCGGAAACGCCGATCTACCTTCTATGTTGTCTCGTTTGGGGATCGGTTCTGGGATTGACGTCAGCGCTCCTGAACGCCCGCATGGGCGCGATGATCAGCAATTTGTCCGTCCTGCTGATTCACCGCAAGGGCGTCGATCAATCGCACCTCGTGAAGGTGCCGTTCTCGGTCGCACTCCTCCTCGGATACCTCAGCCTGATGACCTTACGCGGACTGGGGGCCTTATGAGCCGCAGCCCCCGCTCACAGCAAGGCCAAGCACGTTCGCGCCATCAGCGCGGCCAAGCCATTGTCGAGTACATTCTCCTCATGGTCGTCCTGATCGGCGTGTTCGGCGCGATCATGAACATCCTCAAAGGCAACGACCTCGCCACGCGCTTCACCAGCGCGCCTTGGGAAAAAATCAACGGCATGATTCAGTGCGGGAACTGGGTCGGTTGCGGCGTCAATCAGACCGCGCCCGGCGTTCACCCGAATACGCAGAACCGGGTCCTCACTCTCGACCCGAAGAGGATGTGAGATGGGCACGCGCGGAACCCCCTCCTACCTTCGAAACAAATCGCGCGATCAACGCGGCGTCATCGTCGCGGATTTCGTTTTCTCGATCGTCCTTGCGGCCGGCCTGGGCATGATCTTATTCGCGATGTCCTATACGCTGGCCGTCGTCGAAGTCACCCAGTACATCAGCTTCTCGGTCGCGCGCGCGGGAATGGCGGGACATAAAACCGCGCTCGAACAAGAGAATAAGGCGCGCGCGAAATACACTCAGCTGACGACCAGCAAAGGCGCAATCGGCAGTCTGTACGCCACGTCATGGTTTCAATTGGGTTCGCGAGATAAACTCGATGTCCGCCAAGGACCGACCGGTAACGGCGAAATGTTCGACCAAGATTTGGCGGGCGGCGCGGATAAACGAAACTGGTTCATCGGCGTCAGCATCCCTCTCACCGTCGGTCTGCTGAAGATGAAATTGCCTTTGATCGGCGACACCGCCCCCGACGAGGACGACGGCCCGCAAACCGCGCTCAACTCGATGCTGATCCGCGACCCCTCCGAAAAAGAGTGTAAAGACTTTTACGAGCAACGTCGTTCCGCGCTCAAAAATCTGCCCGCCGGTCGTCAGTTCTACCAAACCGGATCCTACGTACCGCTGGAGGACAACGGATGTTAAAACCGTCGACCCCGCGGAAAACGCGCGCGCAAAAAGGAATGGCTTCGGTCGAAATCGTGCCGATCCTGCTTCTTTTCGCCATGCTCTTCAACTTCACGCTCGGCTTCTTCGGCGTCATCCACGCCGGAATTCTGAATAGCATCGCCGCGCGCAACTACGCATTCGAGACTTTCCGCAATCGGACCAACCTCACCTACCTGCGTGACGTCGATCTACGAGGCGCGAACGAGGAAGTCGAAGCGCGCTACACGAAAGTGGGCTTCCGTTTTCACGGGATCATTTCCGAAAACAACCGCGGCTCGCAGGATTGGATCGCGACTCAACGTCCGATCCGGTTCACGGATGCCGGCGGTATGGACGAAGCTCTAGGTGACAAGGGCGATCACACGACGTTGGTCCGGTCCATTCAAAGTACGGGAAAAGTGTCCGATACGTTTACTGGAATGTCGGCGGAAGAAGGAAAAAGCGGGGTCAATCCCGTTTGGTTGCAGACGCTTTACGGAATTTGTCTGAACTCGAAATGTGGACCGTCGAACTAGAAGGAAGAGCAGATGGGTAACGAAACCAGGACATTATGGATTTCGGTTGGAGCGGGGCTGTTCGCCATGTTCCTCGTATACTCGTTCCTTCAAGAACAAAAAGCCGAAATCGTGAAGCCCTACGGCGGCAAAATGAACGTCGTCTTCGCGCTGAAAGACATTCGCGAACTCGACACCATTGACGACACGATGATCGAAGTGCGCGAGATGCCCCAAAGCTTCGTCGTGCAAGGCCAAGCGGTCCGCAATCCCGAAGACATCATCGGCTACGTCGCGGCGGCGCCGATCCAAAAGGGCGAACAAATTCTTTCGAACAAATTGCTGCAACCCGGTCCCGACACCGGAATTTCGTTGCAAGTTCAGCCCGGAAAACGTGCCCTGGCCGTTCCGATCAACGAATACACGGGCGTAGCGCGCCTGATCCGTCCCGGTGATCGTATCGACATCGTCGCGGCCGTGGACGTCGGCAAAGGACAGAATCAACGTCGCGAAGTCGCGACCATCATGACCGACATCACCGTTCTCGCCACGGGCGTGAACGTCGTGAACAACATTCCCCGCTCGGTGGAACTCGATCCCGATACGGGCAAGATCATGCAGACGGTGCTGACGGGCGACACCCGGTACACCTCCGTGACCTTGGAGCTCTCGCCGAAGGAAGCGCAGGACATCGTGTTCTTGCAGACCGCCGGCGCGGGAAACATCTACTTCACTTTGAAAAATCCGAATGACCGCAATTCGACACAACGTCTGCCGAGTTCGGTGGCCGAAACAATCCTCGGACGTCCTTCGTTCGAGCCTTCGGCACCCGCCCCGGCACCGCCGGTCATTCAAATTCCGCAGCAACCGGTGCCGGTGGCACCCGCGCCGGCCGCAAGGCCGACGCAACGGCCGCGGAAAGGTTTCCGTCCGCTATAGTTGATTATCGTTCACTGGGTTTGGGTTGGGTTCTGGTTCGGGGGCGTAAGGGGAGATCATGAAGACGAGAACGCAAAATTTCAAAGTCGCTGCGGGACGGGTTTCGACCTGGTCCCGTCTGTGCTTTGTGGCGATGCTTTCGCTCGGGATCTTGATGCATGTCGCACCCGCGAGCGCGCAAGAACTGCCCGGCCCCGCGGAAGAAACCGCGAAAGAGCCGACGAAAAAGCCGAAACGCTCACGCCGCTTCCTGACGCTCACCGTGGGTGTCGATCAGGATGAAAAGCTGCCCGTGAAGATGAAGAACCTGGGGCGTGAAAACCTCAAAGGGACTTGGCGACGTATCGTCAGCGTGACCTTCTCGGAAGAAATCAACACCCTGCGGTTCACGCCGAACCGCGAAGGGGTCGCGACCCTCGTGGTCATCGATGCCAAACAACGGGTCGTCGCCGAGTACCGTATCGAAGTGCGCAAAAGCCGTTTGGACGGTATCGCGCGTGAACTCAAAGGTCTACTGGGCGATATCGAAGGTATCTCGATCAAAATCGTGAACAACAAGGTCATCGTCGACGGGCAAATCGTCATCCCGAAAGACATGTACCGCATTCACACCGTCGTGAAACAATACGGAGATCAAGTTTCGTCGATCGTGACCCTGTCACCGATCGCGCAGAAACGGATCGCCGAGTTCATCGAAAAAGACATTCAGAACCCCGAAGTGCGCGTGCGCGCTTTGAACGACAAATTCATCCTTGAAGGCACGGTCAACAGCGACGATGAACGCAACAAGGCGGAAATCATCGCGAAGGCCTACGTTCAGCCGACCTTCCTGGAATCGGCGATTCAAGACGGTATCGTCCGCGCGCCCCGTCCGGCGAACGACGGGATCATCAATTTGATTTCGGTGCGCCCGTCCGCACCGCCGCCGCCTTCGAAGACGGTTCAATTGGTCATTCACTACGTCGAGCTGAAGAAGGACTACCAACGTGGATTCCGCTTCCAGTTCATGCCGAACCTGCAAGATCAGTCGACCCTGTCGTTCCGTGCGGGACAACAGCAGGACGCCGACAGCGGATGGAGCATCACGGGGATCATCGATCAATTGCTGCCCAAGCTGAACTGGTCGAAGCAGCACGGCTACGCGCGCGTTCTGGAGTCCACAAGTTTGATCGTCCAAGACGGCAAGCGGGGCGTCCTCAACTCGATCCGCGAAATCCCCTATACCACCGCCGCCGGCGGCGATACGGGCGGCCTGGTCACGGCGTTCAAAGATGTCGGTATCGCCACGGCGATCACCCCGGTCATCTTGGGTGAACGCTCGGATTCACTCAGCCTCTCGATGGAATTCGACATCAGCTCGCTGGTCGGTTTGACCGACGCGGGTCCCCTGACCTCGCGGAACAAGATCACGAGCGACATTGTCGTACGCAGCGGACAAAGCGCCGCGGTCGGCGGCTTGATCTCGAACCGCGCGACGACGAACTACAATAAACTGCCCAAGGACGTTTCGGACAATCCGATCATCTCGCTCTACGCGTCCAAGGATTTCCAACGCGATCAAAGTCAATTCGTGGTCTTCGTCACGCCGATCATCAAAAGCTCGGCTTCCAGCGGGTCCGAAAAGATCAAACGTAAGTTCCGTCTGAGGGATTAATGCTTTTAAGTCCTGGTTGTAACGTCATTGCGGTCGGTGGTGGTAAAGGCGGCGTCGGTAAGTCCGTCTTTTCGGCCAATTTCGCCCTCGCACTGATGATGGAACTGAAAACCCAAGTGCTGCTGATCGATGCCGACGCACGTTCGTGCGGTGACCAGAACGTCATCCTGGGCGTGCGTCCGAACAAAACGATCGCCGAACTCGCGGCCTTCCAAGGATCGCTGACCCCCGCCTCGATTCCGCAAATGGTCACGCAGCTGCCCTCGGGCCTGTCGTACATCGGCGCCGTGCGCGGACCGGATGAAACGCTGAAAGTAAATCCCGAGGCTTTCATGAAGCCCCTGG
Above is a genomic segment from Pseudobdellovibrionaceae bacterium containing:
- a CDS encoding prepilin peptidase, giving the protein MEWNLLNIVAIGCLTAAVVADLRTRKIQNILSLTSLVLCTLAVIYVSSTQSTSHWTEPLKAFGLASVIALSLFAMKVWGGGDAKMFIAVSPLLLFAETPIYLLCCLVWGSVLGLTSALLNARMGAMISNLSVLLIHRKGVDQSHLVKVPFSVALLLGYLSLMTLRGLGAL
- the cpaB gene encoding Flp pilus assembly protein CpaB, with the protein product MGNETRTLWISVGAGLFAMFLVYSFLQEQKAEIVKPYGGKMNVVFALKDIRELDTIDDTMIEVREMPQSFVVQGQAVRNPEDIIGYVAAAPIQKGEQILSNKLLQPGPDTGISLQVQPGKRALAVPINEYTGVARLIRPGDRIDIVAAVDVGKGQNQRREVATIMTDITVLATGVNVVNNIPRSVELDPDTGKIMQTVLTGDTRYTSVTLELSPKEAQDIVFLQTAGAGNIYFTLKNPNDRNSTQRLPSSVAETILGRPSFEPSAPAPAPPVIQIPQQPVPVAPAPAARPTQRPRKGFRPL
- a CDS encoding pilus assembly protein — translated: MLSLGILMHVAPASAQELPGPAEETAKEPTKKPKRSRRFLTLTVGVDQDEKLPVKMKNLGRENLKGTWRRIVSVTFSEEINTLRFTPNREGVATLVVIDAKQRVVAEYRIEVRKSRLDGIARELKGLLGDIEGISIKIVNNKVIVDGQIVIPKDMYRIHTVVKQYGDQVSSIVTLSPIAQKRIAEFIEKDIQNPEVRVRALNDKFILEGTVNSDDERNKAEIIAKAYVQPTFLESAIQDGIVRAPRPANDGIINLISVRPSAPPPPSKTVQLVIHYVELKKDYQRGFRFQFMPNLQDQSTLSFRAGQQQDADSGWSITGIIDQLLPKLNWSKQHGYARVLESTSLIVQDGKRGVLNSIREIPYTTAAGGDTGGLVTAFKDVGIATAITPVILGERSDSLSLSMEFDISSLVGLTDAGPLTSRNKITSDIVVRSGQSAAVGGLISNRATTNYNKLPKDVSDNPIISLYASKDFQRDQSQFVVFVTPIIKSSASSGSEKIKRKFRLRD